In a genomic window of Cuculus canorus isolate bCucCan1 chromosome 4, bCucCan1.pri, whole genome shotgun sequence:
- the LOC128849176 gene encoding MAP/microtubule affinity-regulating kinase 3-like: MTPRTPLATVNERNAEDHTSHGDGQQEVSSRTGRSGACCRNSVASCADEQLHVGIYKLLKTIGKENFAKVKLARHTLTGREVAMKIIDKTQLNPTSLQKLFREVRIIILNNANIVKLFEVTETEKTLFNNGICKWGEVFDCMVAHGRMKEKEARAKFRQIVSAVQYCHQKHLERSQG, from the coding sequence ATGACCCCTCGGACTCCACTGGCCACAGTAAATGAGCGCAACGCTGAGGACCACACATCTCATGGAGATGGACAGCAGGAAGTTTCCTCTCGAACTGGGCGCTCTGGAGCTTGCTGCAGGAACTCTGTAGCTTCCTGTGCAGATGAGCAGCTACACGTTGGAATTTACAAACTCCTTAAAACGATTGGAAAGGAGAATTTTGCAAAAGTAAAACTGGCACGGCACACCCTAACTGGCAGAGAGGTTGCCATGAAAATAATTGACAAAACACAGCTGAACCCAACTAGTCTACAAAAGCTCTTTAGAGAAGTAAGAATAATAATcttaaataatgcaaatatagTGAAGCTCTTTGAAGttactgaaactgaaaaaactCTATTTAATAATGGAATATGCAAGTGGGGGGAAGTTTTTGACTGTATGGTTGCACATGgaagaatgaaggaaaaggaggctAGAGCTAAATTTAGACAGATAGTATCTGCAGTGCAGTATTGCCATCAAAAACATCTCGAGAGATCTcagggctga